A region of Solanum dulcamara chromosome 7, daSolDulc1.2, whole genome shotgun sequence DNA encodes the following proteins:
- the LOC129894431 gene encoding uncharacterized protein LOC129894431 — protein sequence MCTTIWSSPLVSEFWREKMDRGGNGWSLSSYTYGYTLVVVVIILTCHLLNSLLPFASSFLSVFGFGERSAAHPHAESNGHPDVSPSAPSDVRITTVISDLDLKNLIDAITKKFQANEKWEDVINRRTDRLSYCAWCCKPKDAPLKYLSVTVFENCSVEMLRDFYMDNDFRKMWDKTLIEHKQLQVDSSSGTEIGLMIKKFPLLTPREYILAWRVWEGNDESFYCFTKECEYPLAQRRKKYVRVRLFRSGWRIKKVSGRNACEIQMVHQEDAGLNVEMAKLAFAKGIWSYVCKMDDALRQYSALDHSRLTSGVSAVTLIQKVPLWLDTLDHTDSLINSETCTSRDYCGGVSRECNARGQRKEPSNNVVPNMLMLLGGAICMSRGLSNLGSKVAMACILNKLVKLNGMRSKSLQCGCSSVTS from the exons ATGTGCACTACGATTTGGTCTTCACCATTAGTGTCAGAATTTTGGAGAGAGAAGATGGATCGAGGAGGAAACGGATGGTCGCTGTCTTCGTATACTTACGGCTATACCCTGGTTGTCGTAGTGATCATACTGACATGTCATTTACTGAACTCTCTCCTTCCATTTGCCTCGTCTTTCCTATCTGTCTTCGGATTTGGAGAACGATCTGCTGCGCATCCACATGCCGAATCCAATGGTCATCCTGATGTCTCTCCCTCTGCTCCTTCTGATGTCAG GATCACTACAGTGATATCTGATCTAGATCTGAAGAATTTGATTGACGCCATAACTAAGAAATTTCAAGCTAATGAGAAATGGGAAGATGTCATTAACCGGAGAACAGATCGTCTTTCCTACTGTGCATGGTGTTGTAAACCGAAG GATGCTCCTCTTAAATATCTAAGTGTCACTGTATTTGAGAATTGCTCTGTAGAGATGCTAAGAGATTTTTACATGGACAATGATTTCCGGAAAatgtgggacaaaaccttgattGAGCATAAGCAGTTGCAGGTGGATTCAAGCAGTGGAACTGAAATTGGACTCATGATAAAAAAGTTTCCACTATTGACTCCCAGAGAGTACATATTAGCTTGGAGAGTGTGGGAAGGCAATGATGAATCCTTCTACTGTTTTACCAAG GAATGTGAATATCCTTTGGCACAAAGAAGGAAGAAGTATGTCAGGGTTAGGCTCTTTAGATCTGGTTGGAGAATCAAGAAAG TTTCTGGTAGGAATGCCTGTGAGATCCAAATGGTACACCAAGAAGATGCTGGTCTTAACGTTGAAATGGCAAAACTAGCCTTTGCAAAGGGCATATGGAGCTATGTCTGTAAAATGGATGATGCACTTCGCCAATACTCTGCCCTTGACCATTCTCGATTGACTTCAGGTGTGAGTGCCGTCACGTTAATTCAAAAG GTTCCACTTTGGTTAGACACCTTAGACCACACAGATAGCTtaatcaattcagaaacctgcaCAAGTAGGGACTATTGCGGTGGAGTGTCACGTGAATGCAATGCTAGGGGACAAAGAAAAGAGCCATCAAACAATGTGGTGCCAAATATGCTAATGCTCCTGGGTGGTGCAATCTGCATGTCTAGAGGGCTCTCTAACTTGGGATCAAAGGTTGCCATGGCATGTATCCTTAATAAGCTTGTGAAACTCAATGGTATGAGAAGCAAAAGCTTACAGTGCGGCTGCTCAAGTGTCACATCTTGA
- the LOC129896680 gene encoding pollen receptor-like kinase 1: MPQINCVLLWLGKGRMMTEVQDADLSPVTFACSSSSSSRRSHNFPNALHHLIIFLLVVSLITFVSAQPGDVDDNDDAGPDHHYLPDAKSSSEALFNFKSSLSTSSAKGKDVLGSWVPSTSPCTGDNANWLGVICFEGDVWGLQLENLNLSGAIDIDSLLPLHFLRTLSFMNNNFKGGMPDWNKLGALKSLYLSNNNFSGQIPDDAFKGMTYLKKLYLANNQFTGNIPTSLATSCPRLFELTLENNKFTGSIPDFPRRVLKLLNVSNNQLEGPIPPSLSLMDPTTFAGNKGMCGKPLESICKSPSPEANSATPSSLNSTISSQSGDINKKSPSLLSRVMLIVAVCLVVLCLVIVLILIICRPRCQNNPQLISRAVESSNIGGDQNTFLSSALPDLKMSVNPTYARHDNSNKAAEAPAAAPGTVVVGKLSFVRDDRTRFDLQDLLRASAEVLGSGNLGSSYKALLMDGQAVVVKRFKQMNHVAKEDFHEHMRRLGRLSHPNLLPLVAYYYRKEEKLLVYDYASNGSLASHLHGNHSRLDWSSRLKVIKGVAKALAYLHNELPSLALPHGHLKSSNVLLDKYSNPLLMDYTLVPLVNLSQVQHLLVAYKSPEYAQQGRITRKTDVWSLGILILETLTGKLPTNYLALSTGYGTELATWVDTIIKDNESAFDKEMDQLTHQGQIRKLFNIGVACCQEDLDTRWDLKEAVESIQALNDKDDQVDIGV, from the exons ATGCCTCAAATTAATTGTGTTTTGTTGTGGTTAGGCAAAGGAAGGATGATGACGGAGGTGCAGGATGCCGACCTTTCACCAGTTACATTTGCAtgttcttcatcatcatcatcaagaaGATCACATAATTTTCCAAATGCATTACATCACTTGATCATTTTCCTTCTTGTAGTGTCCTTGATCACATTTGTATCGGCTCAACCGGGAGATGTGGACGACAATGACGATGCCGGCCCAGATCATCATTATCTTCCCGATGCAAAGAGCTCTTCGGAGGCCCTCTTCAACTTTAAAAGCTCGCTATCTACATCTTCAGCTAAAGGAAAGGATGTACTCGGGTCTTGGGTTCCATCCACAAGCCCCTGTACCGGGGACAATGCCAATTGGTTGGGAGTGATTTGCTTTGAAGGGGACGTATGGGGTTTGCAACTAGAAAACTTGAACCTGTCAGGGGCAATTGATATAGATTCCCTGCTCCCATTGCATTTCCTGCGGACCCTAAGCTTTATGAACAACAATTTCAAAGGGGGAATGCCTGATTGGAATAAACTTGGTGCCCTCAAGTCATTGTACTTGTCCAATAATAACTTCTCCGGTCAGATCCCCGATGATGCCTTCAAGGGTATGACTTATCTCAAGAAACTTTATTTAGCCAACAACCAATTCACAGGCAACATCCCCACCTCCCTCGCTACCTCCTGCCCCAGGCTCTTCGAGTTGACCCTCGAAAACAACAAATTCACTGGCTCTATACCTGATTTCCCCCGCAGAGTTCTCAAACTCCTCAACGTATCCAACAACCAACTCGAGGGTCCAATCCCTCCTTCTCTTTCCTTAATGGATCCAACAACATTTGCAG GGAACAAAGGCATGTGTGGGAAGCCTTTGGAATCAATTTGCAAATCCCCAAGTCCAGAAGCAAATAGTGCTACTCCTAGCAGTCTCAACTCTACTATCAGCAGCCAATCTGGTGATATAAATAAGAAGTCGCCCTCTCTCCTGAGTAGAGTGATGTTGATCGTTGCAGTTTGTTTGGTGGTCTTATGTCTCGTAATTGTGTTAATTCTTATCATTTGCCGCCCCAGATGCCAAAATAATCCACAACTCATCAGCCGGGCTGTTGAGTCAAGTAATATCGGTGGGGATCAAAACACCTTTTTATCATCAGCTCTTCCCGATTTGAAGATGAGCGTCAACCCAACTTATGCAAGACACGACAACAGTAATAAGGCAGCAGAGGCACCAGCAGCAGCACCAGGCACAGTAGTAGTGGGTAAGTTGTCCTTCGTTAGAGATGACAGGACACGATTTGATCTACAGGacttgctaagagcatcagcggAGGTGCTTGGCAGTGGGAACCTAGGGTCCTCTTACAAGGCACTACTTATGGATGGGCAAGCTGTTGTGGTGAAGAGGTTTAAGCAAATGAACCATGTCGCTAAAGAAGACTTCCACGAGCACATGAGGAGGTTGGGCAGACTAAGCCACCCCAACCTACTCCCCCTTGTCgcctattattataggaaagaAGAGAAGCTGCTTGTTTATGACTATGCCTCCAATGGTAGCTTGGCCAGTCACCTCCAtg GCAATCACTCTAGGCTGGACTGGTCAAGCCGCTTGAAAGTCATAAAAGGAGTTGCAAAGGCATTGGCATACCTTCACAATGAACTGCCAAGTCTAGCACTTCCGCATGGTCATCTCAAGTCATCAAATGTACTTCTGGACAAATATTCTAATCCCTTGTTGATGGATTACACATTGGTTCCCCTGGTGAATCTCTCGCAAGTCCAACATCTTCTAGTGGCTTACAAATCCCCCGAGTATGCACAACAAGGCCGCATCACGAGGAAGACTGATGTTTGGAGCCTTGGGATTCTAATACTAGAGACCCTCACCGGTAAACTCCCAACAAATTATCTCGCTCTCAGCACTGGTTATGGCACCGAATTGGCTACCTGGGTCGACACCATCATTAAAGATAATGAATCGGCTTTTGATAAAGAGATGGACCAGCTGACTCATCAAGGACAGATCCGAAAGCTCTTCAACATTGGAGTGGCTTGTTGTCAAGAAGATTTGGATACAAGGTGGGATCTCAAGGAAGCTGTTGAAAGTATACAAGCCTTAAATGACAAGGACGATCAAGTTGATATTGGAGTTTAA